Proteins from a genomic interval of Clostridium sp. AN503:
- the rpe gene encoding ribulose-phosphate 3-epimerase has product MYILAPSILAADFKKLGQEVELAAREGAQYIHIDVMDGMYVPSISLGMPVIQSIRPCTDHFFDVHMMVEEPARYAEDMKKAGADLLCVHQEACRHLDRTLSLIKSLGMKAGVALNPATPVETLDCILDQVDMVLLMTVNPGFGGQKFIPYTLEKIRRLRSMLDERGLDTDIEVDGGISLLNVREVMDAGANVIVAGSAVYGGDTAANIRAFLKIFEEAEK; this is encoded by the coding sequence ATGTATATATTGGCACCGTCAATTCTGGCGGCAGATTTTAAAAAGCTTGGTCAGGAGGTGGAACTGGCGGCCCGCGAGGGCGCGCAGTATATCCATATCGATGTGATGGACGGGATGTATGTGCCGAGTATTTCTCTCGGTATGCCGGTGATCCAGAGTATCCGTCCCTGCACGGACCATTTCTTTGATGTGCATATGATGGTGGAAGAGCCGGCCCGCTATGCGGAGGATATGAAGAAGGCGGGGGCAGATTTACTGTGCGTCCACCAGGAGGCATGCCGTCATCTGGACAGGACCTTAAGTCTTATAAAGAGTCTGGGGATGAAAGCCGGCGTGGCGCTGAACCCTGCGACCCCGGTGGAAACTCTGGACTGTATCCTGGACCAGGTGGACATGGTGCTTCTCATGACTGTGAATCCGGGCTTTGGGGGACAGAAATTCATTCCATATACGTTGGAAAAGATACGCAGGCTGCGCAGTATGCTTGATGAGCGTGGATTGGATACAGATATTGAGGTGGACGGCGGCATCAGTCTTTTAAATGTGAGGGAAGTCATGGATGCGGGAGCTAATGTGATCGTGGCAGGATCGGCGGTGTACGGCGGCGATACGGCAGCTAATATCCGGGCATTTTTAAAGATATTTGAGGAAGCGGAAAAATGA
- the gmk gene encoding guanylate kinase: MSHKGILAVVSGFSGAGKGTLMRELLARHSRQYALSISATTRKPRTGEEHGREYFFITREEFEKMIEADALIEHACYVGNYYGTPKSYVLEQMEAGKDVILEIEIQGALKVKEKFPDTLLLFVTPPSADVLEQRLRGRGTETDEVIRDRLKRAVEEAEYMEAYDYILVNDELDLCVEEMHRLIQAQHQKTSQNLEFIAEMKTGLSRLSL; this comes from the coding sequence ATGAGCCATAAAGGGATATTAGCTGTAGTTTCGGGTTTTTCAGGCGCAGGCAAGGGGACGCTGATGCGGGAGCTTTTAGCCAGGCATTCCCGGCAGTATGCACTGTCCATTTCCGCGACCACCAGAAAGCCGCGGACAGGAGAAGAGCACGGCAGGGAATACTTCTTTATAACAAGGGAAGAATTCGAGAAGATGATCGAGGCGGACGCCCTGATCGAGCACGCCTGTTATGTAGGGAACTATTATGGAACGCCGAAAAGCTATGTGCTGGAACAGATGGAGGCGGGGAAGGATGTTATCCTGGAGATTGAGATCCAGGGCGCTTTAAAAGTAAAAGAAAAATTCCCGGACACCTTGCTTCTGTTTGTGACGCCGCCCAGTGCCGATGTGCTGGAGCAGAGGCTTCGCGGACGTGGTACGGAGACGGATGAGGTCATCCGTGACCGGCTGAAGCGTGCCGTGGAGGAAGCGGAGTACATGGAGGCTTATGATTATATCCTGGTCAATGACGAACTGGACCTCTGTGTGGAGGAGATGCACCGGCTGATCCAGGCCCAGCATCAAAAGACCAGCCAGAACCTGGAATTTATTGCAGAAATGAAAACCGGATTAAGCCGGTTATCATTATAA
- a CDS encoding MBL fold metallo-hydrolase yields MKLKIVGSGGMFLIPNPFCKCPICEEARIKRGRYERLGPSLYIEDIKMLIDTPEDIAVACDRQGITDIQYLSISHKDPDHTRGMRIVEPLGYDCITDKGTPIPFIALPEVIDDINAWNGDGLHYYEDILQCITLNKTNHFQIGPIELHLVNNKTHRGNMTFYVITEGTKKVIYACCDVKPFIPNELYYDADILIIGLVSDNGILKDGSTLESAPFKDDMFTLDEIIEIRRTYRIHRIIVTHIDEYWAKSYAYYQQLEKTLDNISFAYDGMEIIL; encoded by the coding sequence ATGAAGTTAAAAATTGTCGGGAGCGGCGGAATGTTTCTGATCCCCAACCCATTTTGCAAATGTCCCATCTGCGAGGAAGCCCGAATCAAACGGGGCCGCTACGAACGACTGGGCCCAAGCCTTTATATTGAAGACATCAAGATGCTCATAGACACACCAGAAGACATCGCCGTAGCATGTGACCGGCAGGGCATCACCGATATCCAATATCTTTCCATTTCCCATAAAGACCCTGACCACACAAGAGGCATGCGCATTGTAGAGCCTTTAGGCTACGACTGCATCACCGACAAAGGCACCCCCATCCCATTCATCGCACTTCCCGAGGTCATAGACGATATCAACGCCTGGAACGGTGATGGCCTGCACTATTATGAAGATATCCTTCAATGCATTACTCTCAACAAAACAAACCACTTTCAGATCGGACCAATCGAACTGCATCTGGTAAACAACAAAACCCATCGCGGTAACATGACCTTTTACGTCATAACAGAAGGAACAAAAAAAGTCATCTACGCCTGCTGTGATGTAAAACCCTTCATCCCCAACGAATTATACTACGATGCAGATATTTTAATCATCGGCCTTGTGTCAGATAATGGCATACTCAAAGACGGTTCCACTCTGGAATCAGCTCCATTTAAAGATGACATGTTCACCTTAGACGAAATAATAGAAATCAGGCGCACATACAGGATACACCGCATAATCGTCACACACATCGATGAATACTGGGCCAAATCCTACGCCTACTACCAGCAATTAGAAAAAACCTTAGACAATATATCATTTGCCTATGACGGCATGGAAATCATTCTATAA
- the rimO gene encoding 30S ribosomal protein S12 methylthiotransferase RimO, whose protein sequence is MKIMCISLGCDKNLVDTEMMLGLLNRDGHTFTDDEQEADIIVINTCCFINDAKEESVNTILEMAELKKNGSCKALIVTGCMAERYKQEIIDEIPEVDGILGTSTYDEISHVLNRVLGGESVSCFHGLDVLPEVDAERMITTGGYYAFLKIAEGCDKHCTYCIIPSLRGNYRSVPMERLLKEAEQLASKGVRELILVAQETTLYGKDIYGKKMLPELLHKLAQIPGIYWLRIQYCYPEEITDELIEAIRTEEKVCHYLDIPIQHASDRILKRMGRRTSQAQLREMIGRLRSEIPDIALRTTMIAGFPGETEEDHEEVMRFVDEMEFERLGVFAYSAEEDTPAATFPDQVPQEIKEERRDEIMELQQEIAFDKSASMVGRVLDVMIEGKVADEAAYVGRTYMDAPNVDGYIFVNSGELFMSGDFVRVKVTGSSDYDLIGEVYDEFTE, encoded by the coding sequence ATGAAGATTATGTGCATTTCACTGGGGTGTGACAAGAACCTGGTAGATACTGAGATGATGCTGGGGCTTTTAAACCGGGACGGTCATACGTTTACGGACGATGAGCAGGAGGCGGACATCATTGTGATCAACACCTGCTGCTTTATCAACGATGCCAAGGAGGAGAGCGTCAATACGATCCTGGAGATGGCGGAGCTAAAGAAGAACGGCAGCTGCAAGGCCCTGATCGTTACCGGCTGCATGGCGGAGCGGTACAAGCAGGAGATCATTGACGAGATCCCTGAGGTGGACGGGATTTTGGGCACCTCCACCTATGACGAGATATCCCATGTGCTGAACCGGGTCCTGGGGGGCGAGAGTGTCAGCTGCTTCCATGGCCTGGACGTACTGCCGGAGGTGGATGCGGAGCGCATGATCACCACCGGGGGTTATTACGCATTTTTAAAGATTGCCGAGGGCTGTGATAAGCACTGCACCTACTGTATTATCCCGAGCCTGCGGGGGAATTACCGAAGCGTCCCCATGGAGCGTCTGCTTAAGGAGGCGGAGCAGCTTGCGTCAAAGGGCGTGCGGGAGCTGATCCTGGTGGCGCAGGAGACGACCCTTTACGGAAAGGATATTTACGGCAAAAAGATGCTGCCTGAGCTGCTCCATAAGCTGGCTCAGATCCCCGGCATCTACTGGCTCCGGATCCAGTACTGCTATCCGGAGGAGATCACGGATGAGCTGATCGAGGCGATCCGGACGGAAGAAAAGGTGTGCCATTATCTGGATATCCCGATCCAGCATGCCAGCGACCGCATTTTAAAGAGGATGGGGCGGCGGACCAGCCAGGCTCAGCTTCGGGAGATGATCGGCAGGCTGCGGAGTGAGATCCCGGACATCGCCCTGCGCACCACGATGATCGCCGGATTTCCCGGAGAGACAGAAGAAGACCATGAGGAAGTCATGCGTTTTGTGGACGAGATGGAGTTTGAGCGCCTGGGCGTATTTGCCTACTCTGCGGAGGAAGACACCCCCGCTGCGACTTTTCCGGATCAGGTTCCGCAGGAGATCAAGGAGGAGCGCCGGGATGAGATCATGGAGCTTCAGCAGGAGATCGCCTTTGACAAGTCCGCGTCCATGGTGGGGCGTGTGCTGGATGTGATGATCGAGGGCAAGGTGGCGGATGAAGCCGCATATGTGGGCCGCACCTATATGGATGCGCCCAATGTGGACGGGTACATTTTTGTGAACAGCGGAGAGCTTTTCATGTCCGGTGATTTTGTCCGGGTCAAGGTGACTGGGTCTTCCGATTATGATCTGATTGGGGAGGTGTACGATGAATTTACCGAATAA
- the serS gene encoding serine--tRNA ligase, whose translation MLDLKFVRENPDIVKKNIENKFQFDKLPLVDEVIDLDAKNRAAKAEGDNIRAQRNKLSKQIGQLMAQGKKEEAEAVKAQVAANASRLAELEVLEAELNDKVTKIMMTIPNIIDPSVPIGKDDSENVEIQKYGDPVVPDFEIPYHTDIMKTFDGIDLDAAGKVAGNGFYYLMGDIARLHSSVISYARDFMIDRGFTYCVPPFMIRSNVVTGVMSFAEMDAMMYKIEGEDLYLIGTSEHSMIGKFIDTTIQEGDLPKTLTSYSPCFRKEKGAHGIEERGVYRIHQFEKQEMIVVCKPEDSMLWYDKLWQNTVDLFRSLDIPVRTLECCSGDLADLKVKSCDVEAWSPRQKKYFEVGSCSNLGDAQARRLKIRVDGGENGRYFAHTLNNTVVAPPRMLIAFLENNLQADGTVRIPEALRPYMGGMEAMVPRK comes from the coding sequence ATGTTAGATTTAAAGTTTGTCCGTGAGAACCCGGACATCGTGAAGAAAAATATCGAGAATAAATTTCAGTTTGACAAGCTGCCGCTGGTGGATGAAGTGATTGATCTGGATGCGAAGAACCGCGCTGCCAAGGCGGAGGGCGACAATATCCGGGCGCAGCGGAATAAACTGTCCAAGCAGATCGGACAGCTCATGGCCCAGGGCAAGAAAGAGGAAGCAGAGGCGGTCAAGGCCCAGGTTGCAGCCAACGCCAGCCGTCTGGCAGAGCTGGAAGTGTTAGAGGCAGAGCTTAATGACAAGGTCACGAAGATCATGATGACCATCCCCAACATCATCGACCCCAGCGTTCCGATCGGCAAGGACGACAGCGAGAATGTGGAGATCCAGAAGTATGGCGATCCGGTGGTCCCGGATTTTGAGATCCCATACCATACAGATATCATGAAGACCTTTGACGGCATCGATCTTGATGCGGCAGGCAAGGTGGCAGGCAACGGCTTTTATTACCTGATGGGGGATATTGCAAGGCTGCACTCCTCCGTGATCTCCTATGCCCGTGATTTCATGATCGACCGTGGATTCACCTACTGCGTGCCGCCGTTTATGATCCGCAGCAATGTGGTGACCGGCGTAATGTCCTTTGCAGAGATGGACGCCATGATGTACAAGATCGAGGGCGAGGATCTGTACTTGATCGGTACCAGTGAGCATTCCATGATCGGTAAGTTTATTGATACGACGATCCAGGAAGGAGACCTTCCCAAGACACTGACCAGCTACTCTCCGTGCTTCCGCAAGGAGAAGGGCGCCCATGGCATTGAGGAACGCGGCGTTTACCGCATCCATCAGTTTGAAAAGCAGGAGATGATCGTAGTCTGCAAGCCGGAGGATTCCATGCTGTGGTATGATAAGCTGTGGCAGAACACGGTGGATCTGTTCCGGTCCTTAGATATCCCGGTACGCACTCTGGAGTGCTGTTCTGGTGATCTGGCGGACTTGAAGGTGAAGTCTTGTGACGTTGAGGCATGGTCCCCGCGCCAGAAGAAGTATTTTGAGGTGGGTTCCTGTTCTAATCTGGGAGATGCCCAGGCGCGCCGTTTGAAGATCCGCGTGGACGGCGGGGAGAATGGAAGGTATTTTGCCCATACGCTTAACAACACGGTTGTGGCTCCGCCGCGGATGCTGATCGCGTTTTTGGAGAACAATCTTCAGGCGGACGGGACCGTGAGGATCCCGGAGGCGCTGCGTCCGTATATGGGCGGGATGGAAGCGATGGTTCCGCGTAAGTAG
- a CDS encoding NFACT RNA binding domain-containing protein, whose product MAFDGIVIANLTHDIRQKLTGGKINKIAQPEKDELLFTVKNNKETLRLSVSASASLPLVYFTEKNKQSPMTAPNFCMLLRKHIGTGRIVRVSQPGLERIIQFEIEHLDEMGDLCRKLLIVELMGKHSNIIFCKEDGTILDSIKHISAQVSSVREVLPGRPYFIPQTSDKMDPLTITQEEFAALIHGTPAPVQKALYQKLTGISPIIGTELCHLASIDGDHSANELSEAELTHLYRMFSLMMEDVREGRFSPNIIYRNGEPVEFASVPLTCYEGGNCEAKAFDSISALLDAYYAEKSVITRIRQKSVDLRRIVQTALERNYKKYDLQLRQLKDTEKRDRFKVYGELLNAYGYELSGGEKELQCINYYTNEEVKIPLDPQLNAKENSQKYFSRYNKLKRTFEALSDLTLETKQEIDHLESISAALDIAVKEEDLVQIKEELMEYGFIKKRAFGSKKPKITSRPYHYRSSDGFDIYVGKNNYQNEEVTFKTANGNDWWFHAKGIPGSHVVVRTEGKELPDRTFEEAGSLAAYYSKGRGNEKVEIDYIQRKHVKKAAGGAPGFVIYHTNYSLMAEPKLELEEIIG is encoded by the coding sequence ATGGCATTTGACGGAATTGTGATTGCAAATCTGACACACGACATCAGGCAGAAGTTAACGGGCGGTAAGATCAATAAGATTGCCCAGCCGGAGAAGGACGAGCTTCTGTTTACGGTGAAAAATAATAAAGAAACCTTGAGGCTGTCTGTCTCTGCCAGCGCCAGCCTGCCGCTTGTGTATTTTACGGAGAAGAATAAGCAGAGCCCTATGACCGCGCCCAACTTCTGTATGCTCCTCAGAAAGCATATTGGGACCGGGCGCATCGTCAGGGTGAGCCAGCCGGGGCTGGAGCGTATCATCCAGTTTGAGATTGAGCATTTGGATGAGATGGGCGATCTTTGCAGGAAGCTTCTGATCGTGGAGCTTATGGGAAAACACAGCAATATCATCTTCTGTAAGGAGGATGGGACAATATTAGACAGCATTAAGCATATTTCTGCTCAGGTCAGTTCTGTCCGGGAGGTGCTTCCGGGGCGCCCCTATTTTATCCCGCAGACCTCTGACAAGATGGATCCGCTTACCATCACCCAGGAGGAGTTTGCCGCACTGATCCATGGAACTCCCGCGCCGGTGCAAAAGGCGCTGTATCAGAAGCTGACCGGGATCAGCCCGATCATCGGCACGGAGCTTTGCCATCTGGCATCCATCGACGGGGACCATTCGGCAAATGAACTGTCCGAGGCGGAGCTGACCCATCTGTATCGTATGTTTTCTCTGATGATGGAGGATGTGCGGGAGGGACGTTTTTCTCCCAACATCATCTACAGGAATGGGGAGCCTGTGGAATTCGCCTCTGTGCCGCTGACCTGTTATGAAGGCGGAAATTGTGAAGCGAAAGCTTTTGATTCCATCAGCGCACTTTTGGATGCCTATTACGCGGAAAAGAGCGTGATCACCCGTATCCGTCAGAAATCCGTAGATCTGCGCAGGATCGTGCAGACAGCACTGGAACGGAACTACAAAAAATACGATCTTCAGCTCAGACAATTGAAGGATACGGAAAAACGGGACCGGTTCAAGGTTTACGGGGAGCTTTTAAATGCTTATGGTTATGAGCTGTCCGGTGGGGAAAAAGAACTTCAGTGTATCAACTATTACACCAATGAAGAGGTAAAGATCCCTCTAGACCCCCAGCTGAACGCAAAGGAAAATTCCCAGAAATATTTCAGCAGATACAATAAACTGAAGCGCACCTTTGAGGCTTTAAGTGACCTGACTCTGGAGACAAAACAGGAGATTGACCATCTGGAATCTATCAGTGCCGCCCTGGACATCGCTGTGAAGGAGGAAGACCTGGTTCAGATCAAGGAAGAGCTGATGGAGTACGGTTTTATCAAAAAACGTGCATTTGGCAGCAAAAAGCCGAAGATCACCAGCCGCCCCTACCATTACCGCTCCTCTGACGGGTTCGACATCTATGTGGGCAAGAACAATTACCAGAACGAGGAGGTTACCTTCAAGACCGCCAATGGAAACGACTGGTGGTTCCACGCCAAGGGGATCCCCGGTTCCCATGTAGTGGTCCGTACAGAAGGAAAAGAACTGCCGGACCGCACCTTTGAGGAGGCCGGCTCCCTGGCTGCCTATTATTCTAAAGGACGTGGGAATGAAAAGGTGGAGATCGATTATATCCAGCGCAAGCACGTGAAAAAAGCCGCAGGCGGCGCCCCCGGCTTTGTGATCTACCACACCAACTATTCCCTGATGGCTGAACCAAAACTGGAGCTTGAAGAGATTATTGGATAA
- the rsgA gene encoding ribosome small subunit-dependent GTPase A yields MTGKIIKGIAGFYYVHDGRERVYACKAKGIFRNRGIKPAVGDNVAFTVLDEADGEGNIDEILPRKNVLVRPASANVDQALVVFAITQPEPNLNLLDRFLIMMMAQDIPVTICFNKIDLSGGEKQEKYRLIYERAGYPVMFTSAYEDSGMEQIRSFLRGKTTILAGPSGVGKSSLTNILQPEAAMETGSISEKIKRGKHTTRHAELFCVEEDTYLMDTPGFSSMYLEEIEAGQLKYYFPEFEPFEADCRFLADCVHIGEPVCGVKAALERGEIDVSRYENYRMLYQELKERKKY; encoded by the coding sequence ATGACAGGAAAGATTATTAAAGGAATCGCAGGTTTTTATTATGTTCATGACGGGCGGGAGAGGGTATACGCCTGTAAGGCAAAAGGGATATTCCGGAACCGGGGGATCAAGCCGGCAGTGGGAGATAATGTGGCATTTACTGTGCTTGATGAGGCAGATGGGGAAGGGAATATCGATGAGATACTGCCCCGGAAAAATGTGCTGGTCCGTCCGGCCTCGGCCAATGTGGATCAGGCTCTGGTGGTGTTTGCCATCACCCAGCCGGAACCGAACTTAAATCTCCTGGACCGGTTTCTGATCATGATGATGGCACAGGATATCCCGGTGACCATCTGCTTTAACAAGATTGATTTAAGCGGAGGAGAGAAACAGGAAAAGTATCGTTTGATCTATGAGCGGGCCGGATATCCGGTCATGTTCACCAGTGCATATGAGGATTCGGGGATGGAGCAGATCCGCAGCTTCCTGCGGGGAAAGACCACGATCCTGGCGGGGCCATCCGGGGTAGGGAAATCGTCTCTGACCAATATCCTTCAGCCGGAGGCAGCTATGGAAACCGGAAGCATCAGTGAAAAGATCAAACGTGGAAAACACACCACCCGCCATGCAGAGCTGTTCTGTGTGGAAGAGGACACTTATCTGATGGATACGCCGGGGTTCAGCTCCATGTATTTAGAAGAGATAGAGGCGGGGCAGCTGAAATACTATTTTCCGGAATTCGAGCCGTTTGAGGCGGACTGCAGGTTCCTTGCGGACTGTGTCCATATCGGGGAGCCGGTCTGCGGCGTAAAAGCCGCCCTGGAGCGGGGGGAGATCGACGTCAGCAGGTATGAGAATTACCGGATGCTTTATCAGGAATTAAAGGAACGGAAAAAGTACTGA
- the rpoZ gene encoding DNA-directed RNA polymerase subunit omega: MLHPSYTDLINVVNSDVEPGEQPVVQSRYSIVLATAKRARQIIAGEDPMVAASAGKKPLSVAVQELYEGKVKIVGDDMEDEDAEETAAAEQTEENQE; encoded by the coding sequence ATGTTACATCCATCATATACGGATTTGATCAATGTAGTAAACAGCGACGTAGAGCCAGGTGAGCAGCCGGTGGTACAGAGCCGTTATTCGATCGTGCTGGCTACCGCGAAGCGCGCCAGACAGATCATCGCAGGCGAGGACCCGATGGTTGCGGCGTCTGCCGGCAAGAAACCGCTGTCTGTAGCCGTGCAGGAGCTTTATGAGGGCAAGGTCAAGATCGTCGGGGACGATATGGAAGACGAAGACGCGGAGGAAACAGCCGCAGCAGAACAGACAGAAGAGAATCAGGAGTAA
- a CDS encoding YicC/YloC family endoribonuclease has translation MIKSMTGFGRCEIVTTEYKISVEMKAVNHRYLDLSIKMPKKFNFFEAGIRNLLKNYIQRGKVDVFINYEDYTDELLCLKYNGALAAEYMDAFQKMQEQFGIDNDVKVSMLARMPEVLTMEQAPEDEEQTWKQLSTAVEEAAKKFVESRILEGEKLKEDLIGKLDYMSELVSFIETRSPAILGEYRQRLEDKVKELLENTTIDEGRIATEVTIYADKICVDEEMVRLRSHIDATKKELEAGGSVGRKLDFIAQEMNREANTTLSKSTDLEISDKAIALKTEIEKVREQIQNIE, from the coding sequence ATGATTAAGAGTATGACCGGATTTGGGCGGTGTGAGATCGTCACGACAGAATACAAGATTTCCGTAGAGATGAAGGCGGTGAACCACCGGTATCTGGACCTGAGTATCAAGATGCCGAAGAAGTTTAATTTTTTTGAAGCTGGCATCCGCAATCTTTTAAAGAATTATATCCAGCGAGGCAAGGTGGACGTTTTCATCAATTATGAGGATTATACAGATGAGCTGCTCTGCCTGAAGTACAACGGAGCCCTGGCGGCAGAGTATATGGATGCGTTTCAGAAGATGCAGGAGCAGTTTGGCATCGACAACGATGTCAAGGTTTCCATGCTGGCCCGTATGCCGGAGGTGCTGACCATGGAGCAGGCGCCGGAGGATGAGGAGCAGACCTGGAAGCAGCTTTCCACAGCAGTGGAGGAAGCGGCGAAGAAGTTTGTGGAATCCAGGATTCTGGAAGGTGAAAAGCTGAAGGAGGATCTGATCGGCAAGCTGGATTATATGAGCGAACTGGTGTCCTTTATTGAAACACGTTCCCCCGCGATCCTTGGCGAGTACCGCCAGAGGCTGGAGGATAAGGTGAAGGAGCTTTTGGAGAATACCACGATTGATGAAGGACGGATTGCCACGGAGGTGACCATCTATGCGGATAAGATCTGTGTGGATGAGGAGATGGTGCGGCTTCGCAGCCATATTGATGCCACGAAGAAAGAATTGGAGGCTGGCGGCAGCGTGGGACGGAAGCTGGATTTCATTGCCCAGGAGATGAACCGGGAGGCCAACACGACCCTTTCCAAGTCTACGGATTTGGAGATTTCTGACAAGGCCATTGCGCTGAAGACTGAGATCGAGAAGGTACGCGAGCAGATTCAGAATATAGAATGA
- a CDS encoding thiamine diphosphokinase, with product MKTCLIVTGGKLDIAFARSFLEKEKFDRVIAVDAGLEAVDALGLVPDYVVGDFDTVSGPVVERYRKLPFIVWEQHKPEKNETDTELARSRALTLGCGRIVFLGATGGRLDHMLGNLHALYACMESGIEAYLIDPQNRISLLDEGKTFYKTSLWGKYISFLPYTEEVKGITLTGFKYPLCKKDIRRGQEVGLCISNELARETAVLEFDEGILICVESCD from the coding sequence ATGAAGACATGCCTGATCGTGACGGGGGGAAAGCTGGATATAGCTTTCGCCCGGTCTTTTTTAGAAAAAGAAAAATTTGACAGGGTGATCGCTGTGGATGCAGGACTGGAGGCGGTGGACGCCCTGGGCCTTGTACCGGACTATGTGGTGGGGGATTTTGATACAGTGTCCGGCCCTGTGGTGGAGCGCTACCGGAAGCTGCCTTTTATTGTGTGGGAGCAGCATAAGCCGGAGAAGAATGAGACAGACACGGAACTGGCGCGGAGCCGGGCGCTGACTTTAGGCTGCGGCAGGATCGTATTCCTGGGAGCCACAGGCGGGCGTTTGGATCACATGCTGGGCAATCTCCACGCTCTGTATGCCTGCATGGAGAGTGGCATCGAGGCGTATCTGATCGATCCGCAGAACCGTATTTCTTTGCTGGATGAGGGAAAAACCTTCTATAAAACTTCCCTGTGGGGGAAATATATATCGTTTTTGCCCTATACAGAGGAGGTGAAGGGAATCACTCTGACAGGTTTTAAGTATCCACTCTGTAAAAAGGATATCCGAAGAGGACAGGAGGTCGGACTGTGTATCAGCAATGAGCTGGCGCGGGAGACTGCCGTTCTGGAATTTGATGAGGGAATCCTGATCTGCGTTGAGTCCTGTGATTGA
- a CDS encoding TetR/AcrR family transcriptional regulator — protein MGKKGDLTKAAIQQKALALFVEKGFKDVTMKDICEATGLSRGGLYMHYGSTRQIFADIINEIMSGIKNEVTEKIEHGLSATFILDGLLARYQCEMLDRSGSLGLAFYEFYSSIPQSDNNAMLKQYYHSKTMLSALIQYGIENGEFHPVNIHAVVDLLLFSYQGVRMLNSIMPLDDDQIPIGMINQIRTMLVK, from the coding sequence ATGGGCAAAAAAGGGGATTTAACAAAAGCGGCAATACAGCAAAAAGCGCTTGCACTATTTGTAGAAAAAGGGTTTAAAGACGTTACAATGAAAGATATTTGTGAGGCAACCGGACTAAGCCGGGGCGGGCTGTATATGCACTATGGAAGTACCCGGCAGATTTTTGCCGATATCATAAATGAAATCATGTCAGGTATAAAAAACGAAGTTACCGAAAAGATAGAACATGGCCTCTCGGCGACCTTTATCCTGGATGGGTTATTAGCCCGCTACCAGTGCGAAATGCTCGACAGGAGCGGCTCGTTAGGACTTGCTTTCTACGAGTTTTACAGTAGCATACCGCAATCAGACAACAATGCTATGCTGAAGCAATATTACCATTCTAAAACTATGCTGTCCGCTCTGATCCAGTATGGCATTGAAAACGGCGAATTCCATCCGGTCAATATCCATGCCGTTGTGGATTTGCTGCTTTTCTCTTACCAGGGCGTAAGAATGCTAAACAGTATCATGCCTCTGGACGACGATCAGATACCCATCGGCATGATCAACCAGATCAGAACCATGTTAGTAAAATAA
- a CDS encoding ECF transporter S component yields MENRTGKQTYRLAMAGLMAALCYVGYAFLPALSADGTKIHFGNAFVVLGAYLLGGPYGGLAGAVGLTAADLVGGYASSAPRTFITKLLIGLVTGLVAHKLGHLSEQKEPKKILQWTVLGAVAGLGFNCVFEPVLKYFWYTVLIPNSDKAASAIKALVALTSYTTVLNAVTNSIVAVVLYSALRPALKRAGMLFSVK; encoded by the coding sequence ATGGAAAACAGAACTGGGAAGCAAACTTACAGACTGGCGATGGCGGGACTGATGGCTGCGCTTTGCTATGTGGGATATGCATTTCTTCCGGCACTCAGCGCCGATGGGACAAAGATTCATTTTGGAAATGCATTTGTGGTATTAGGCGCTTACCTGCTGGGCGGCCCATATGGAGGCCTTGCGGGAGCCGTTGGCCTGACGGCTGCGGACCTGGTGGGCGGATATGCGTCTTCAGCGCCGCGGACTTTTATCACAAAACTGCTGATCGGCCTGGTCACAGGGCTGGTGGCGCATAAGCTGGGGCATTTGAGCGAGCAGAAGGAGCCAAAGAAGATCCTTCAGTGGACCGTGCTTGGAGCAGTTGCAGGGCTTGGGTTTAACTGCGTGTTTGAACCGGTCTTGAAGTATTTCTGGTATACAGTCCTGATCCCCAATTCAGACAAAGCGGCAAGTGCGATCAAGGCCCTGGTTGCCCTGACCAGCTACACCACTGTGCTGAATGCGGTCACAAACAGCATCGTTGCGGTAGTCCTGTACAGCGCGCTGCGTCCTGCGCTGAAGCGGGCCGGGATGCTTTTTTCAGTAAAATAG